A single window of Methanomassiliicoccales archaeon DNA harbors:
- a CDS encoding UbiA-like polyprenyltransferase, with protein sequence MNRQRAFGYLLSLAVGLMVWAIVSLLVSSPILPSPETTFEAFIDTAQTAVFWSNFGISAYRVVVAIALAWCLAFPLGIFIGYSQKMDRYFSPLIFLTYPIPKMVFLPVLFVFFGIGDITKILLIMLIVFFQILVATKEGVSAIDRKYIDSMRSMNATNKDILREAIIPAALPSSFTSLRIVTGTAISVLFFAEAFAGSTGLGYMIYNAWGYLQYTQIFVGIIAMSILGLVLYEAFTYMERRLCRWKEVPEVTEETEDDRSVLTKISSYAQMIKLSHSVFAVPFGLAALVLLAKDNPITFAMIFWVVLAIIGARSAAMGFNRVVDAKIDAKNPRTKMRHIPSGMLTMREGLIFVIVSAAVFVVSAAMLSPLCFWLSFPVLGVVMGYSYSKRFTAASHIILGISIGLMPLGASVAVTGSIPPGILVLGLALTTYIAGFDILYSCLDIEFDRQEGLWSMPSRYGVMNALMISSVLHVVSFVSLASLFWMYALGTVYLIGLAAIGVMFVVEHLLVRPADLSKVNVAFFNVNAVISIMVFASVLLGVLV encoded by the coding sequence ATGAACCGGCAGAGGGCGTTCGGTTACCTGCTCTCCCTGGCGGTGGGCCTGATGGTCTGGGCGATCGTCTCGCTTCTGGTATCGTCACCCATACTCCCAAGCCCGGAGACCACCTTCGAAGCGTTCATCGACACCGCTCAGACCGCAGTGTTCTGGTCCAATTTCGGTATCAGTGCATATCGGGTCGTCGTGGCCATCGCTCTCGCCTGGTGCCTGGCGTTCCCGCTTGGCATCTTCATCGGCTATAGTCAGAAGATGGACCGTTACTTCAGCCCGTTGATATTCCTGACCTATCCGATCCCCAAGATGGTGTTCCTGCCGGTGCTGTTCGTGTTCTTCGGTATTGGCGATATTACCAAGATACTTCTGATCATGCTGATCGTGTTCTTCCAGATACTGGTGGCGACCAAGGAAGGAGTGAGCGCGATCGACCGCAAGTATATCGATTCGATGAGGTCCATGAACGCCACGAACAAGGACATTCTCCGGGAAGCGATCATTCCGGCGGCCCTCCCCAGCAGTTTCACGTCCCTGCGGATCGTGACCGGTACGGCCATATCCGTCCTCTTCTTCGCCGAGGCCTTCGCTGGCTCGACCGGTCTCGGATACATGATCTATAACGCATGGGGATATCTGCAGTATACCCAGATATTCGTAGGCATCATCGCCATGAGCATACTGGGTCTCGTCCTCTACGAAGCTTTCACCTATATGGAACGGAGGCTCTGCCGGTGGAAAGAGGTCCCAGAAGTGACTGAAGAGACGGAAGACGACCGGTCCGTCCTGACGAAGATCTCTTCCTATGCGCAGATGATAAAACTGAGCCACAGCGTGTTCGCGGTCCCCTTCGGATTGGCGGCGCTCGTTTTGCTGGCCAAGGACAATCCGATCACCTTCGCCATGATATTCTGGGTGGTCCTGGCGATCATCGGGGCAAGGTCTGCGGCCATGGGCTTCAACCGGGTCGTGGATGCGAAGATCGATGCCAAGAACCCCAGGACCAAGATGCGGCATATCCCGTCCGGCATGCTGACGATGCGGGAGGGACTGATATTTGTCATAGTGTCGGCCGCTGTGTTCGTCGTATCCGCCGCCATGCTCTCGCCATTGTGCTTCTGGCTGTCCTTCCCGGTGCTTGGGGTGGTCATGGGATATTCGTATTCGAAGCGGTTCACGGCCGCTAGCCATATCATCCTGGGGATCTCGATCGGCCTGATGCCGCTGGGGGCCAGCGTGGCGGTCACCGGTTCTATTCCCCCGGGCATACTGGTGCTCGGACTGGCACTGACAACGTACATCGCCGGTTTCGACATCCTGTATTCGTGCTTGGACATCGAATTCGACAGGCAGGAAGGGCTTTGGTCCATGCCATCCCGTTACGGCGTGATGAACGCGCTGATGATCTCGTCGGTCTTGCATGTGGTCAGCTTCGTCTCGCTCGCCTCATTGTTCTGGATGTACGCTCTGGGAACGGTCTACCTGATCGGACTGGCGGCGATCGGGGTGATGTTCGTGGTGGAGCACCTGCTGGTACGTCCGGCCGATCTCTCCAAGGTTAACGTCGCGTTCTTCAATGTCAACGCCGTGATCTCGATCATGGTGTTCGCCTCGGTCCTCCTGGGGGTTCTTGTCTGA
- a CDS encoding flavodoxin family protein has product MKVLAINGSPRKNGNTAMLLEKALEGARAEGAETEIIHLYDLDFKGCISCFACKRIGGRSYGRCAVKDGLTSLLEKIPAVDAVIFGSPIYLGNVTGEMKSFLERLIFPYLVYDKERTMLFPKKRRNGWIYTMNIPESSLKDSGYEQLFLNTNRLMTWALGPSETLIVTDTYQFDDYSKYVNSMFDPELKAKRRKDVFPEDCAKAFQMGSRLAKGE; this is encoded by the coding sequence ATGAAGGTTCTGGCGATAAACGGGAGCCCCCGTAAGAATGGCAACACTGCAATGCTCCTTGAGAAGGCTCTTGAGGGAGCGCGTGCTGAAGGCGCGGAGACAGAGATCATTCACCTATATGATCTGGACTTCAAGGGATGCATCAGCTGCTTCGCATGCAAGAGGATAGGGGGCAGGAGCTACGGAAGATGTGCCGTAAAGGACGGCCTGACATCGCTTCTGGAAAAAATACCGGCCGTCGATGCGGTAATATTCGGATCCCCGATCTATCTTGGGAACGTTACCGGAGAGATGAAATCGTTCCTTGAGCGCCTGATATTCCCATATCTGGTCTATGACAAGGAACGCACGATGCTATTCCCCAAGAAGCGAAGGAACGGCTGGATATATACGATGAACATCCCAGAGTCCTCGCTGAAGGATTCCGGATATGAGCAGCTGTTCTTGAACACCAACAGGTTGATGACCTGGGCCTTAGGTCCATCGGAAACCCTGATCGTCACGGACACATACCAGTTCGATGATTATTCGAAATACGTCAACTCGATGTTCGATCCTGAGCTCAAGGCCAAAAGACGCAAGGATGTCTTCCCCGAGGATTGCGCGAAGGCCTTCCAGATGGGCTCAAGATTGGCCAAAGGTGAATGA
- a CDS encoding ABC transporter ATP-binding protein, protein MINVEHLSKSFEGGFQVIDDLTFSVEQGRSLAIIGPSGCGKTTLLYILAGLTRRSTGIVTVNGRPVEGPSTEVSFILQDFGLLPWKTVMENVCLGMKLRGTLKEERERRADRLIGELGLEVHHEHYPARLSGGERQRVAIGRALATEPKLLLMDEPFSSLDTLTRERMQEMLLDIRERNGLTMVVVTHSIEEAAFLGDSILVLGGRPCTIRAIIDNPGAGSPGHRGTDAYFSTCKAVRKVVEGI, encoded by the coding sequence ATGATCAACGTTGAGCATCTGTCCAAGTCATTTGAGGGAGGTTTTCAGGTCATCGACGATCTCACCTTCTCGGTCGAACAGGGCAGGTCCTTGGCAATAATTGGGCCTTCTGGCTGTGGGAAGACCACTCTGCTCTACATTCTGGCTGGCCTGACAAGGAGGTCGACCGGCATCGTTACCGTGAACGGCAGACCGGTGGAGGGCCCGTCAACCGAGGTCTCTTTCATCCTCCAGGATTTTGGCCTTCTTCCGTGGAAGACGGTCATGGAGAACGTATGCCTGGGCATGAAACTGCGGGGAACCCTTAAAGAAGAGAGGGAGAGAAGGGCGGACCGCCTGATAGGGGAACTTGGCCTGGAAGTACACCATGAACACTACCCCGCAAGGCTCAGCGGGGGAGAACGGCAGAGGGTCGCCATCGGACGAGCGCTTGCCACGGAGCCGAAACTGCTCCTGATGGACGAGCCCTTCTCGTCGTTGGACACCCTCACCAGAGAGAGAATGCAGGAGATGCTATTGGACATCAGGGAGAGGAACGGCCTGACCATGGTGGTGGTCACCCACAGCATCGAGGAGGCGGCCTTCCTGGGTGACTCGATACTTGTCCTCGGCGGCCGCCCATGCACGATCAGGGCCATTATAGATAACCCGGGGGCTGGATCACCAGGGCACCGCGGGACCGATGCCTATTTCTCCACCTGTAAGGCGGTAAGAAAGGTGGTGGAGGGAATATGA
- a CDS encoding PAS domain S-box protein — MTSSRIRVLAVDDEPDLGFLSKEFLERSGEIMVDSVTSVAKAREALLDQKYDAIVSDYQMPMEDGLQFLKSLRASGDQVPFILFTGRGREEVVIEALNNGADSYLQKGGMPAPMYVELEHRIRTVVRKRQADKEVEQRNRKLLKANKELASAKLEMTKQLEEITAGNMAREEAEKELRGTELRYRSLFEGMINGAAVHEILCDEAGTPIDYRFLEINETFERMTGLNRSEVIGKTVKEALKEIEPIWIERYGKVALTGIPDHFESYSHALGRHYEVSVYRNAPMQFTVIITDVTIRRKAEDALRASEEKFKAIANYAASWEAWFDQKGTLLWMNTYSIALTGYTPEEFIAAQDFLSMAIAEEDRAKALEKIREAINGGSGDNLEVRALRKNGSKFWISISWRPILDSNGRSLGFRTSVQDITERKQVEEALRRASLKLGMLNSITRHDILNQMQVLTGYMALFKMRDKDPELVAYLEKMSRAAQNVQQQIAFTKDYQDIGSQTPSWVSIGKQTSEAFVQLHLKGVALDERTGGLEILIDPLAMKVPYNLIDNSMRHGEHVNRVKMSIEQSGDLMKIIYEDNGVGIAAEDKDLIFIKGHGKNTGLGLFLIREVLAITGITIRECGQPGHGARFEIIVPAGGWRRNASK; from the coding sequence ATGACTTCTTCTCGGATCCGGGTCCTGGCGGTCGATGATGAACCAGACCTGGGTTTCTTATCAAAGGAGTTCCTGGAGAGGTCGGGCGAAATAATGGTGGACAGCGTGACCTCAGTGGCCAAGGCCAGGGAGGCATTGTTGGACCAGAAATATGACGCCATAGTCTCTGACTATCAGATGCCCATGGAGGACGGTCTCCAATTCTTGAAGTCGTTAAGGGCGTCAGGGGACCAGGTACCATTCATCCTCTTTACAGGCAGGGGGCGTGAAGAGGTGGTCATAGAGGCGTTGAACAACGGGGCCGATTCATATCTGCAAAAGGGTGGGATGCCTGCTCCGATGTATGTAGAGCTGGAGCATCGTATACGCACGGTCGTCCGCAAACGCCAGGCAGACAAGGAGGTGGAACAGCGGAACCGAAAGCTGCTCAAGGCAAACAAAGAACTGGCCTCGGCCAAGCTGGAAATGACCAAGCAGCTGGAGGAGATCACGGCGGGGAACATGGCCAGAGAGGAGGCCGAGAAGGAGCTTCGTGGAACCGAACTGAGGTATCGCAGCCTGTTCGAGGGGATGATAAACGGTGCGGCGGTCCACGAGATCCTGTGCGACGAGGCGGGAACCCCTATCGACTATCGCTTCCTGGAGATAAACGAGACATTCGAGAGAATGACCGGATTGAATAGGTCAGAGGTCATCGGAAAGACCGTTAAGGAAGCCCTCAAGGAGATCGAGCCGATATGGATCGAACGATATGGGAAGGTGGCCTTGACCGGCATTCCAGACCATTTCGAGAGCTACTCCCATGCGCTGGGCCGGCACTACGAGGTCTCCGTGTACCGGAACGCTCCGATGCAGTTCACCGTAATAATCACGGATGTCACAATCCGCAGGAAGGCCGAGGACGCCCTGAGGGCCAGCGAGGAGAAGTTCAAGGCCATCGCCAACTATGCGGCGAGCTGGGAGGCATGGTTCGACCAAAAGGGCACACTATTGTGGATGAACACCTATTCGATCGCCCTGACAGGGTATACCCCAGAAGAGTTCATCGCCGCCCAGGATTTCCTGTCCATGGCCATAGCCGAAGAGGACCGGGCAAAGGCTTTGGAGAAGATACGGGAGGCGATCAATGGCGGGTCGGGGGACAATCTGGAGGTAAGGGCGCTGCGCAAGAACGGCTCAAAGTTCTGGATCTCCATCTCCTGGCGTCCGATCCTGGATTCAAACGGACGGTCGCTTGGTTTCCGAACCAGCGTCCAGGACATCACTGAACGTAAGCAGGTGGAGGAAGCGCTCCGGCGGGCCAGTCTCAAATTGGGAATGCTGAACAGCATCACCAGACACGATATCCTGAACCAGATGCAGGTCCTGACCGGATACATGGCCCTGTTCAAGATGAGGGACAAGGACCCGGAACTGGTTGCCTATCTGGAGAAGATGTCGCGTGCGGCCCAGAACGTGCAGCAACAGATCGCTTTCACCAAGGATTATCAGGATATCGGCAGTCAAACGCCCTCTTGGGTGTCGATAGGCAAGCAGACCTCCGAGGCCTTCGTCCAGCTGCACCTGAAAGGGGTGGCACTGGATGAAAGGACCGGAGGATTGGAGATCCTCATAGACCCGCTAGCGATGAAGGTGCCATACAACCTCATCGACAACTCCATGCGGCACGGAGAGCATGTGAACCGGGTCAAGATGAGCATCGAGCAGTCCGGTGATCTCATGAAGATAATCTATGAGGATAACGGCGTTGGGATCGCCGCCGAGGACAAGGACCTTATCTTCATCAAAGGCCACGGCAAGAACACCGGCCTCGGACTGTTCCTGATCCGTGAGGTGCTGGCGATAACCGGCATCACGATAAGGGAATGCGGTCAACCCGGACACGGGGCACGGTTCGAGATCATTGTACCGGCAGGCGGATGGCGGCGGAACGCTTCAAAGTGA
- a CDS encoding PadR family transcriptional regulator → MDRPSTPTISGPLQERIMMLLRERSLCGKELMTELRIKSPGTIYPALEELKRKGMIDFRLEASGAVRKKIYDLTVQGKKHLHDSMTSSAKMFCCDTSLYAETILRDAKDMIDIQRHQKVLSTLDLVDLRAFVNGADLTYASDADKISDQYDVILTFTGVGCLMGRKEGDLTKYFASLRPRLRKGGQVLVVEIERTDNLFARIFFEDIRKISKQPGVSVGELEAMILEAGFNEASVISKSGLLYGLAR, encoded by the coding sequence ATGGACCGCCCATCAACGCCCACAATCTCTGGCCCGCTCCAAGAAAGGATAATGATGCTCTTGAGGGAGAGGTCGCTCTGCGGCAAGGAACTGATGACCGAGCTGAGGATCAAGAGTCCTGGAACGATCTATCCGGCCCTGGAGGAGTTGAAGAGAAAGGGCATGATCGATTTCCGTCTCGAGGCCTCGGGGGCGGTGAGGAAGAAGATCTATGATCTCACGGTCCAGGGCAAGAAACACCTCCATGACAGCATGACCAGCTCTGCCAAGATGTTCTGTTGTGATACTTCTCTCTATGCGGAAACGATCCTGCGCGACGCCAAAGACATGATCGATATCCAGAGGCATCAGAAGGTCCTGTCCACCTTGGATCTCGTGGATCTTAGGGCGTTTGTCAACGGAGCTGACCTGACATATGCTTCGGACGCCGACAAGATCTCGGATCAATATGATGTCATACTCACCTTCACCGGTGTGGGCTGTCTTATGGGAAGGAAAGAAGGCGACCTTACGAAATATTTTGCCTCGCTCCGACCCAGACTAAGGAAGGGCGGACAGGTCCTGGTCGTCGAGATCGAGAGGACCGACAACCTTTTCGCCAGGATATTCTTCGAGGACATCAGGAAGATATCCAAACAACCAGGTGTGAGCGTCGGGGAGCTGGAGGCCATGATCCTAGAGGCCGGCTTCAATGAGGCCTCGGTCATCTCAAAATCCGGTCTGCTCTATGGTCTGGCTCGTTGA
- the cooS gene encoding anaerobic carbon-monoxide dehydrogenase catalytic subunit, whose translation MECLKVPIKKFKPDEIEEKVKERALDRSTQDVLRKTMKEGTDTVWDRFERQQPQCKFCTEGISCQRCAMGPCRLMGGDRTRGVCGADADLMVARNLLDTMATGAASHSDHGREVVETLLKTARGKAPGYMVKDEEKLKLLAAEYGLPESDTINQKAEKLALAMLEEFGTIKGEMQMPKRAPQACVDMWKAAGILPRSIDREVVEAMHRVHMGVGADYSGFLLQGMRASMADGWGGSMMGTEISDVLFGTPSIKSSKVNLGVLKHDQVNISLHGHNPILSEMIVNVANLPEMISRAKGVGASGINLVGLCCTGNELLMRKGIPQAGNHLDQELVITTGALEAMVVDYQCIFPTLANTSSCYHTMLFTTSPKAVIQGSYYVEITPENAFEQSKKIVAAAIDNYPNRVKERVLIPDAPVDAMVGFSVESIRKALGGSLKPLLDAVASGKIRGCAGIVGCNNPRIKHDYGHVTLAKELIKRDILCVETGCSSIACAKAGLLQPRSIDQAGKGLQEVCGSLGIPPVLHMGSCVDNSRILALVAELARTAGVRIDQLPVVGAAPEWYSPKAVAIGSYFVGSGVSVCLGVMPHIGGSHNVIKTLTEDLDGLVHAKFWVEPSPLNAAALMSDHIEMKRKALGM comes from the coding sequence GTGGAGTGCCTGAAGGTCCCGATCAAGAAGTTCAAGCCCGACGAGATCGAGGAGAAGGTCAAGGAACGGGCATTGGATAGGTCGACACAGGATGTCCTGCGTAAGACGATGAAGGAAGGGACCGACACCGTCTGGGACAGGTTCGAAAGGCAACAGCCGCAGTGCAAGTTCTGCACCGAAGGGATATCCTGCCAGCGGTGTGCCATGGGCCCTTGCCGGCTAATGGGCGGGGACCGTACCAGAGGAGTCTGCGGTGCCGATGCCGACCTGATGGTGGCCAGAAACCTTCTTGATACGATGGCGACCGGGGCTGCCTCCCATTCGGATCACGGACGAGAGGTCGTAGAGACGCTGCTGAAGACCGCCAGAGGGAAAGCCCCCGGTTATATGGTCAAGGATGAGGAGAAGCTGAAACTGCTTGCGGCCGAGTACGGATTGCCCGAATCGGACACCATAAACCAGAAGGCAGAGAAGCTGGCCTTGGCCATGCTTGAAGAGTTCGGGACCATCAAGGGGGAGATGCAGATGCCGAAGAGGGCACCGCAGGCATGCGTCGACATGTGGAAGGCGGCGGGCATTCTGCCGAGAAGCATAGACCGGGAAGTTGTCGAGGCGATGCACCGGGTCCATATGGGGGTCGGCGCTGACTATTCAGGATTCCTGCTGCAGGGAATGCGGGCCTCCATGGCCGATGGCTGGGGCGGCTCGATGATGGGCACGGAGATCTCGGACGTTCTGTTCGGAACCCCGAGCATAAAGAGTTCTAAGGTCAACTTGGGAGTGCTAAAGCATGACCAGGTGAACATATCCCTGCATGGACACAATCCGATCCTCTCGGAAATGATCGTCAATGTGGCGAACCTGCCGGAAATGATCTCCCGGGCAAAGGGCGTAGGGGCCAGCGGGATCAATCTGGTGGGATTGTGCTGCACCGGCAATGAGCTGCTGATGCGTAAAGGCATACCTCAGGCGGGCAACCATCTGGACCAGGAACTGGTGATAACCACCGGTGCGCTGGAGGCCATGGTCGTCGACTATCAATGCATATTCCCGACACTGGCGAACACCTCCTCCTGTTACCACACGATGTTGTTCACGACATCGCCGAAGGCCGTCATTCAGGGCAGCTATTACGTAGAGATCACACCGGAGAACGCATTCGAGCAATCAAAGAAGATCGTCGCCGCTGCCATCGACAACTATCCCAACCGGGTGAAGGAACGGGTGTTGATTCCAGACGCCCCGGTCGATGCCATGGTAGGATTCTCGGTGGAATCGATCAGGAAGGCACTGGGAGGAAGCCTCAAGCCTCTGCTGGACGCGGTGGCATCGGGCAAGATCAGAGGCTGCGCGGGGATCGTCGGCTGCAACAATCCCCGGATCAAGCATGACTATGGGCACGTCACATTGGCCAAGGAACTCATCAAACGGGACATCCTGTGCGTCGAGACAGGCTGTTCGTCCATCGCCTGCGCCAAGGCGGGACTGCTGCAGCCGAGGTCCATCGACCAGGCCGGAAAGGGCCTGCAGGAGGTCTGCGGTTCCCTTGGGATACCACCGGTCCTGCACATGGGATCCTGCGTCGACAACAGCCGGATCCTGGCTCTGGTCGCGGAACTGGCAAGAACGGCTGGAGTGCGGATCGATCAACTGCCGGTGGTAGGGGCGGCTCCAGAATGGTATTCTCCGAAGGCGGTTGCGATCGGCAGCTATTTCGTGGGCAGCGGGGTCAGCGTATGTCTCGGGGTGATGCCGCACATCGGTGGGAGCCACAACGTGATCAAGACCCTGACCGAGGACCTCGATGGACTGGTCCACGCCAAGTTCTGGGTGGAACCGAGCCCGTTGAACGCGGCAGCGCTGATGTCTGACCACATCGAGATGAAGAGGAAGGCGCTGGGGATGTGA
- a CDS encoding ubiquinone/menaquinone biosynthesis methyltransferase, producing MELDKNPERIEGLFDDITPTYDRLNHLMSMSIDRIWRGQALDCLELKDGELVLDIATGTGDMAIQALTRADCSMVGIDLSRNMLEIAVSKWERKRLGSAFPAIQGNALLMPFREGTFDKAMVAFGIRNVPDVGGFLEEVNRVLRTGGRFAVLELSVPVCRITRPLYLTYLTQILPLIGSMQSGDLAAYRYLSDSILTFPTPVELEKTMVSKGFKVIRSISQTQGICHLYILEKEGK from the coding sequence TTGGAACTGGATAAGAACCCGGAAAGGATCGAAGGACTGTTCGATGACATCACCCCCACCTACGACCGCCTGAACCACCTGATGTCCATGTCGATCGACCGGATCTGGAGGGGACAAGCCCTGGATTGCCTCGAGCTCAAGGACGGGGAGCTGGTCCTGGACATCGCCACCGGGACCGGGGACATGGCCATACAGGCCCTTACTCGGGCGGACTGCTCCATGGTGGGCATCGACCTCTCGCGCAACATGCTTGAGATCGCGGTCAGTAAATGGGAGAGGAAGAGGCTTGGCTCGGCGTTCCCGGCCATACAGGGCAATGCACTGTTGATGCCGTTCAGGGAGGGGACGTTCGACAAGGCCATGGTGGCCTTCGGGATCCGGAACGTCCCGGATGTTGGGGGTTTCCTGGAAGAGGTCAATCGGGTATTGAGGACCGGAGGACGTTTCGCCGTGCTCGAGCTCTCCGTTCCGGTCTGTCGGATCACCCGGCCGCTGTACCTCACCTATCTCACGCAGATACTGCCGCTGATCGGTAGCATGCAATCTGGAGACCTCGCCGCCTACCGTTACCTGAGCGACTCCATCCTCACTTTCCCAACGCCGGTAGAGCTGGAGAAGACCATGGTCTCCAAGGGATTCAAGGTCATCCGCTCGATCTCCCAGACCCAGGGCATCTGCCACCTTTACATTCTGGAGAAGGAGGGAAAATGA
- a CDS encoding menaquinone biosynthesis decarboxylase yields the protein MMHYSSLADFISRLEREGELFRVKGEVSPLLEITEVTDRMSKSPNGGKALLFEKVTGSSFPVLTNAFGSERRMAMSLGCDSLDELEKKIGGLLDTAPPEGLMGKLGMLPELLSLSKAFPRTVKSSRAPCQEVVVTGDYVDLSELPVLQCWPQDGGRFITLPVVFTKDVEGRHRNAGMYRMQVFDRNTTGMHWHIHKDGRHNFNGYKKLGKRMPVAVAIGTDPSITYAATAPMPQGIDEMILAGFIRGSPVEMVKCRTIDMEVPAESEFVLEGYVDPEEKRVEGPFGDHTGYYSLQGDYPVFHVTAITHRRNAVYSATVVGRPPMEDCYMAKATERVFLPPLMKILPEIIDYWMPWEGVFHNIVVVAIQKEYPMQARKVMSALWGNNQMSFAKMIVVVDDPRLLKDPPMLLQKIQDNLDLSHDLVMTEGVLDVLDHSAPNPLFGGKLGIDATDRVDGEPSRTTMTGSRLSEEDVQFAILGLKSPVTSRSVGLDTRNPVVLIGMKKGTESSKQLKDHIRTVASSLGLTLVLYDDIDLGDDSLVLWKAFNNVDPLRDIELAGSGAVIDATKKGSADGYLREWPDEIEMSKDVKNRIEQRKKEFGLG from the coding sequence ATGATGCACTACAGCAGCCTTGCCGATTTCATATCTCGGTTGGAGAGGGAAGGGGAGCTGTTCCGCGTGAAGGGAGAGGTGTCGCCACTTCTGGAGATAACCGAAGTGACCGACCGCATGTCCAAAAGTCCGAACGGAGGGAAAGCTCTTTTGTTCGAAAAGGTGACCGGTTCATCGTTCCCGGTCCTGACCAACGCCTTTGGGTCAGAACGGCGGATGGCGATGTCGCTGGGCTGTGACAGCCTTGACGAGCTGGAGAAGAAGATCGGTGGATTGCTGGACACTGCGCCGCCTGAGGGCTTGATGGGAAAGCTGGGCATGCTGCCCGAGCTCCTTTCCCTCTCCAAAGCGTTCCCACGTACCGTAAAAAGCTCCCGGGCCCCTTGCCAAGAAGTTGTGGTTACAGGAGATTATGTTGATCTCTCTGAATTACCGGTCCTGCAATGTTGGCCCCAGGATGGGGGACGGTTCATCACGCTGCCGGTCGTATTCACCAAGGATGTCGAAGGACGCCACAGAAATGCCGGAATGTACCGCATGCAGGTCTTCGACAGGAATACGACCGGCATGCACTGGCACATCCATAAGGACGGCCGTCACAATTTCAACGGCTATAAGAAGCTGGGCAAAAGGATGCCTGTGGCAGTTGCCATCGGAACCGATCCTTCGATCACATATGCAGCGACGGCACCGATGCCTCAGGGAATTGACGAGATGATACTGGCCGGGTTCATCCGCGGGTCCCCTGTGGAGATGGTCAAATGCAGGACGATCGACATGGAGGTCCCAGCGGAATCGGAGTTCGTCCTGGAAGGTTATGTCGATCCCGAGGAAAAGCGAGTGGAAGGGCCGTTCGGCGACCATACTGGGTACTATTCGCTCCAGGGAGACTACCCGGTATTCCATGTCACGGCGATAACCCATCGTAGGAACGCTGTTTACAGCGCCACGGTGGTGGGGAGGCCACCCATGGAGGACTGCTATATGGCTAAGGCCACTGAAAGGGTGTTCCTTCCTCCATTGATGAAGATCCTGCCCGAGATCATTGACTACTGGATGCCCTGGGAAGGTGTTTTCCATAATATCGTCGTGGTGGCCATTCAGAAGGAGTATCCCATGCAGGCCCGCAAGGTCATGAGCGCCTTGTGGGGCAACAACCAGATGAGCTTCGCCAAGATGATCGTGGTGGTCGATGATCCGAGACTGCTCAAAGACCCGCCAATGCTTCTGCAGAAGATCCAGGATAACCTGGACCTGTCCCACGACCTTGTCATGACCGAGGGCGTCCTGGACGTTCTGGACCATTCGGCCCCCAACCCCCTGTTCGGAGGCAAACTGGGCATTGACGCTACCGATAGGGTCGATGGGGAGCCCTCAAGGACCACAATGACCGGCAGCCGGTTGAGCGAAGAGGATGTCCAGTTTGCGATCCTGGGGCTGAAGTCCCCGGTGACGTCCAGATCGGTCGGCCTCGACACCAGGAATCCGGTCGTGCTGATAGGCATGAAAAAGGGGACAGAGAGCTCGAAACAGCTCAAGGATCATATCAGGACCGTGGCATCATCGCTCGGATTAACACTGGTCCTGTATGATGACATTGACCTCGGTGATGACTCCTTGGTCCTTTGGAAGGCGTTCAACAATGTCGACCCCCTGCGGGACATCGAGCTGGCGGGAAGCGGGGCGGTCATCGATGCCACAAAGAAAGGATCGGCGGACGGATACCTGCGCGAGTGGCCGGATGAGATCGAGATGTCAAAGGATGTCAAGAACCGCATAGAGCAGAGGAAGAAGGAGTTCGGTCTAGGATAA